From Oryza sativa Japonica Group chromosome 4, ASM3414082v1, one genomic window encodes:
- the LOC9270476 gene encoding F-box/LRR-repeat protein 14, translating to MERLSEELIIEILKRITRTSDLNSLSLVSKQLYAIDAEQRATICIDCGLSTEDFSALCSRFPNLLKVEIGNSGSTPGNGNHIDNQGLFVLSSSCNSLNDLTLSFCSKINDAGIASLTYCKKLMSLKLNSIPDVTSSGLLLVAFGCKALSSLYLNDCKGIAASTEWLEYLGSDGSLEELVVNNCPGISQYDFLKFGRGWMKLKKFVFVNKETMVNHFITRHDPSYNANCVYKYDLCCENLEDLRLARLRTEPEGPEIGLRFLLRKCKALEKLCLEYVGGLIDKDMIVLSQSCKNLKSISLWMMPRRFHEHEVLRMGFTDESLEMLAHNCPLLQDLELTFAGVEDLEYPEIGFTQEGLVKLMHSCPIRSLTLNGTLFFNDKGMKGLSSAPFLKTLRLVDCKKITDYGMCFLVHYPCLADLKLQYCSGLTDVGIAELVHAQKLQSLVVEGCSNISEHAVQGSARSVQYFPNSARSGATHLKRLVD from the coding sequence ATGGAGCGTCTCTCCGAGGAACTGATCATAGAGATTCTCAAGAGGATTACAAGGACAAGCGATCTGAATTCTCTTTCTCTTGTGTCGAAGCAGCTCTACGCCATTGATGCGGAGCAAAGGGCTACTATTTGCATTGATTGTGGACTTTCAACAGAAGATTTCTCAGCACTCTGTTCTCGGTTTCCCAATTTGCTAAAAGTAGAGATCGGTAACTCTGGTTCGACACCTGGCAATGGGAACCATATTGACAACCAAGGTCTCTTTGTTCTTTCATCTTCTTGTAATTCGCTTAATGATCTCACCTTAAGCTTCTGCTCAAAGATCAATGATGCTGGTATTGCTAGCCTAACTTACTGCAAGAAGTTGATGTCTCTGAAGCTGAACTCCATACCAGATGTAACTTCAAGTGGGCTTCTCTTGGTAGCTTTCGGTTGCAAGGCTCTATCTTCTCTCTACCTTAATGATTGCAAGGGAATTGCAGCCAGCACTGAGTGGCTGGAGTACCTTGGCAGTGATGGATCATTGGAAGAACTCGTCGTCAATAATTGCCCGGGAATAAGCCAGTATGACTTTTTAAAGTTTGGTCGAGGATGGATGAAGCTTAAGAAATTTGTGTTTGTAAACAAGGAAACCATGGTGAACCACTTCATCACTCGCCATGACCCCTCATACAATGCTAACTGTGTGTATAAATATGATCTGTGCTGTGAGAATTTGGAGGATTTAAGGCTGGCTCGACTTCGAACAGAGCCAGAAGGTCCAGAAATAGGACTACGTTTTCTGCTAAGGAAGTGCAAGGCGTTAGAGAAACTATGCCTCGAGTATGTTGGCGGTCTTATTGACAAGGACATGATTGTGCTATCCCAGAGCTGCAAGAACCTTAAAAGCATCTCACTTTGGATGATGCCTCGACGCTTCCATGAACATGAGGTTCTTAGGATGGGTTTCACCGATGAAAGCCTTGAGATGCTAGCCCACAACTGTCCATTACTTCAGGATCTCGAGCTCACATTTGCAGGTGTTGAGGACTTGGAATATCCGGAAATAGGCTTCACACAGGAGGGACTTGTGAAGCTCATGCATTCTTGTCCAATCCGTTCTCTCACACTAAACGGCACCCTCTTCTTCAATGACAAGGGGATGAAGGGACTCTCATCTGCACCGTTCCTGAAGACACTCCGCCTCGTCGATTGCAAGAAGATAACTGATTACGGAATGTGCTTCCTTGTGCACTACCCATGCCTGGCTGATCTCAAGCTTCAGTATTGTTCTGGTTTGACAGATGTTGGAATAGCTGAGCTTGTACATGCACAGAAATTACAGTCTCTGGTTGTTGAAGGCTGCTCTAATATATCTGAACATGCTGTGCAGGGCTCAGCTAGATCAGTCCAGTACTTTCCCAACTCGGCCAGATCAGGTGCTACCCATCTTAAAAGACTCGTTGATTGA
- the LOC4335592 gene encoding F-box/LRR-repeat protein 14 — protein MEHLSEELIIEILKRITRTSDLNSVSLVSKQLYAIDAEQRATICIGCGLSTEDFSALCSRFPNLLKVEIDYSGSTPGNGNHIDNQGLFVLTSCCTLLNDITLSFCSKINDAGIACLTYCKKLMSLKLNSIPEVTSSGLLMVAFGCKALSSLYLNDCKGIAGSTEWLEYLGSDGSLEELIVSNCKGVSQYNFLKFGPGWMKLKTFEYENKENFFSIHPRYGSSVKANTHRYELCCENLKDLKLVRLVTEPDGPEIGLRFLLGKCKALEKLCLEYVTGVIDNDMIVLSQACKNLKSISLWLKPEHYVVGGHIEFRTGFTDESLKALALNCPLLQDVELTFTGCAHWDPPEIGFTQEGLVSFVESCPIRVLVLNGALFFNNKGMKALSSAQFLETLSLIDCNEVTDHGMRFIVHFPSLINLTLRFCHNVTNAGLSELAHAQKLQSLDVGGCGYISQKGVLGAAKSVYYEVNCKSLGHYKRMC, from the coding sequence ATGGAGCATCTTTCCGAGGAACTGATCATAGAGATTCTCAAGAGGATTACAAGGACAAGTGATCTGAATTCTGTCTCTCTTGTGTCGAAGCAGCTCTACGCCATCGATGCGGAGCAAAGGGCTACTATTTGCATTGGTTGTGGACTTTCAACAGAAGATTTCTCAGCACTTTGTTCCCGGTTTCCTAATTTGCTCAAAGTAGAGATCGATTACTCTGGTTCGACACCTGGCAATGGGAACCATATTGACAACCAAGGTCTCTTTGTTCTTACATCTTGTTGTACTTTGCTTAATGATATTACCTTAAGCTTCTGCTCAAAAATCAATGATGCTGGTATTGCTTGCCTAACTTACTGCAAGAAGTTGATGTCTCTGAAGCTGAACTCCATACCAGAAGTAACTTCAAGTGGGCTTCTCATGGTAGCTTTTGGTTGCAAGGCTCTATCTTCTCTCTACCTTAATGATTGCAAGGGAATTGCTGGCAGCACTGAGTGGCTGGAGTACCTTGGTAGTGACGGATCATTGGAAGAACTCATCGTCAGCAATTGCAAGGGAGTAAGCCAGTATAACTTTTTAAAGTTTGGTCCTGGATGGATGAAGCTTAAGACATTTGAGTATGAAAACAAGGAAAACTTTTTTAGTATTCACCCACGTTATGGCTCATCAGTCAAGGCTAACACACATAGATATGAACTGTGCTGTGAGAATTTGAAGGATTTGAAGTTGGTGCGTCTTGTAACAGAGCCAGACGGCCCAGAAATAGGACTTCGTTTTTTGTTGGGGAAGTGCAAGGCGTTAGAGAAACTGTGCCTGGAGTATGTTACTGGTGTTATTGACAATGACATGATTGTGCTATCCCAGGCCTGCAAAAACCTTAAAAGCATCTCACTTTGGCTAAAACCAGAACATTACGTTGTTGGTGGTCATATAGAGTTCAGGACAGGTTTTACTGATGAAAGTCTCAAGGCTCTAGCCCTCAACTGTCCTTTGCTTCAGGATGTTGAACTCACATTTACAGGTTGTGCGCACTGGGATCCCCCTGAAATAGGCTTCACACAGGAAGGACTTGTGAGTTTCGTCGAATCTTGTCCAATTCGTGTTCTTGTGCTAAATGGTGCCCTCTTCTTCAATAACAAGGGGATGAAGGCCCTATCCTCTGCACAATTCCTGGAGACACTCAGCCTTATCGATTGCAACGAAGTAACTGATCATGGGATGCGATTTATTGTGCATTTTCCAAGCTTGATTAACCTCACACTCCGGTTTTGTCATAATGTGACTAATGCTGGTCTGAGCGAGCTGGCTCATGCACAAAAATTACAGTCTCTGGACGTTGGTGGCTGTGGTTACATTTCCCAGAAAGGTGTGCTGGGAGCTGCCAAATCAGTCTACTATGAAGTGAATTGCAAAAGTCTTGGCCATTATAAGAGGATGTGTTGA
- the LOC4335593 gene encoding wall-associated receptor kinase 2 translates to MPPHRNAAIRGAVDGHICLLIVLFLISIKLAAGGPIARSCQDSVCGGVRIPYPFGISSSGCAMAPSFEVDCNNTANGFKPFVGNVEVISLSNGQARVMNHVSSSCYNRTSRQMNPADVWYLNLTGTPYRLSDSANKFTVIGCRTLAYTFDDYNVGKYMSGCVSVCRRGDLSSAINGSCVGIGCCQTNISTGLSYYEVMFDYTLNTSGIYNRTPCSYAVLMESSSFTFSTTYLTSRAFNTSYGGQAPLVLDWAIRTANNCVEAQKNPASYACKGDYSVCLNSTNGPGYICNCKKGYQGNPYLQDSNGCQDINECQDSNNYPCHGECHNKPGDFDCFCRAGSRGNATIPGGCRKDFLPLKAQLAIGIAACVLAGLFAFLGWEVIRHKRSIRKQALLRQTDEFFQQHGGQLLLEMMKAEGNIGFTLYKRVEIETATKNFNKAQIIGEGGQGTVYKAVLDGTVVAIKKCKEIDESRKMDFMQELVILCRVNHPNIVKLLGCCLQFEAPMLVYEFVENKTLQELLDLQRSKRFHVTLGTRLRIAAESADALGHLHSLPHPILHGDVKPANILLAEGLVAKVSDFGCSTIDEKTQSMLKGTPGYIDPEYLLEYQLTAKNDVYSFGVILLELLTSKRPLSKESKTLASMFQEAMMDGTFHELLDSEIIDEASMGVLHQIAVLAIQCLALPGMSRPVMEQVAKELRRLALSDEVQQCPQPPLVLEGLNFAVMGSMCTTSLLYTEGNSTGVYDLEKKTVMSTEFAR, encoded by the exons ATGCCTCCCCACAGAAATGCAGCTATCCGCGGCGCAGTCGATGGACATATTTGCCTACTAATAGTGCTATTTCTCATCAGCATAAAGCTCGCGGCGGGCGGGCCAATCGCCCGATCATGCCAGGACTCCGTCTGCGGCGGCGTACGCATCCCATACCCGTTCGGCATCAGCTCAAGCGGCTGCGCTATGGCGCCTAGCTTCGAAGTCGACTGCAACAATACGGCGAACGGTTTTAAGCCGTTCGTTGGAAATGTCGAAGTCATATCCCTCAGCAATGGTCAGGCCCGGGTAATGAATCACGTATCTTCTTCCTGCTACAACCGCACGTCCCGACAGATGAACCCTGCGGACGTGTGGTATCTGAACCTCACGGGCACGCCCTACAGGCTCTCCGACTCGGCCAACAAGTTCACGGTCATCGGGTGCCGGACGCTGGCCTACACCTTCGACGATTACAACGTGGGCAAGTACATGAGCGGGTGCGTGTCCGTCTGCCGGCGAGGTGACTTGAGCAGCGCCATCAACGGCAGCTGCGTCGGGATAGGCTGCTGCCAGACAAACATCTCAACGGGCCTAAGCTATTACGAGGTCATGTTCGACTACACCCTGAACACATCCGGGATCTACAACCGCACCCCCTGTAGCTACGCGGTGCTCATGGAATCGTCTAGCTTCACCTTCTCAACCACCTACCTAACTTCACGGGCGTTCAACACCTCCTATGGTGGCCAGGCTCCGCTGGTGCTTGATTGGGCTATCCGGACTGCTAACAACTGCGTGGAAGCACAAAAAAATCCTGCGTCGTACGCGTGCAAAGGTGACTATAGCGTCTGCCTCAACTCCACCAACGGACCAGGATACATATGTAACTGCAAAAAGGGATACCAAGGCAATCCCTACCTTCAAGATTCCAACGGCTGTCAAG atattaatgaatgcCAAGATTCTAATAATTACCCTTGTCACGGAGAATGCCATAACAAACCTGGCGATTTTGATTGTTTCTGCCGTGCGGGTAGCCGTGGAAATGCAACTATTCCTGGAGGATGTCGGAAGGACTTCTTACCTCTAAAAGCACAGCTGGCAATTG GAATTGCTGCATGTGTGTTGGCTGGCCTGTTTGCTTTCCTTGGATGGGAAGTGATTCGGCACAAAAGGAGCATTAGAAAACAAGCTTTGTTAAGACAGACTGATGAGTTTTTTCAACAACATGGAGGCCAACTATTGCTAGAAATGATGAAAGCAGAAGGCAATATCGGGTTCACACTCTACAAGAGAGTGGAGATAGAGACCGCAACAAAAAACTTCAACAAGGCACAAATCATCGGTGAAGGAGGGCAAGGAACAGTCTACAAGGCAGTCTTAGATGGAACTGTTGTCGCGATAAAAAAGTGCAAGGAGATTGACGAGAGTAGGAAGATGGACTTCATGCAAGAGTTGGTCATACTTTGTCGTGTCAACCATCCTAACATTGTCAAGTTGCTCGGCTGCTGCCTACAGTTTGAGGCGCCTATGCTTGTCTATGAATTCGTGGAAAATAAAACATTACAGGAGCTGCTTGACCTCCAGAGAAGCAAGAGGTTCCATGTCACGCTGGGAACCCGCCTAAGGATAGCTGCCGAATCAGCTGATGCACTTGGGCATCTCCACTCACTACCACACCCAATACTCCATGGTGATGTAAAGCCAGCCAACATCCTTCTTGCTGAAGGATTGGTAGCAAAGGTGTCTGACTTTGGGTGTTCAACTATTGATGAGAAAACACAATCTATGCTTAAAGGCACACCTGGGTATATTGACCCAGAGTACCTGCTTGAGTATCAGCTCACAGCCAAGAATGATGTCTACAGTTTTGGTGTCATTCTTCTTGAGCTTCTAACAAGTAAGAGGCCATTGTCAAAAGAAAGTAAGACATTGGCGTCAATGTTTCAGGAGGCTATGATGGATGGAACATTCCATGAGCTTCTTGATAGCGAAATAATAGATGAAGCAAGCATGGGAGTCCTACATCAGATTGCGGTTCTGGCGATTCAATGCTTGGCTCTTCCTGGAATGTCAAGGCCGGTGATGGAGCAAGTCGCAAAGGAGCTTCGTCGATTAGCACTATCAGATGAAGTGCAGCAATGCCCACAGCCGCCTCTGGTTCTCGAGGGTCTCAACTTTGCAGTGATGGGTAGCATGTGTACAACTTCCTTGTTGTACACCGAGGGCAATAGCACCGGAGTTTATGATCTTGAGAAGAAAACCGTGATGAGCACAGAATTTGCCAGATGA